The following coding sequences are from one Musa acuminata AAA Group cultivar baxijiao chromosome BXJ2-4, Cavendish_Baxijiao_AAA, whole genome shotgun sequence window:
- the LOC135610924 gene encoding UDP-arabinopyranose mutase 1-like, with the protein MAKESSSIPCTPLLKDELDIVIPTIRNLDFLEMWRPFFLPYHLIIVQDGDPSKTIKVPEGFDYELYNRNDINRILGPKSACISFKDSACRCFGYMVSKKKYIYTIDDDCFVAKDPTGKEINALEQHIKNLLSPATPHFFNTLYDPYREGADFVRGYPFSLREGARTAVSHGLWLNIPDYDAPTQLVKPRERNTRYVDAVLTIPKGTLFPMCGMNLAFDRELIGPAMYFGLMGDGQPIGRYDDMWAGWCTKVICDHLGLGIKTGLPYIWHSKASNPFVNLKKEYKGIFWQEELIPFFQSAVLSKECTTVQKCYIELSKQVREKLGKIDPYFTKLADAMVTWIEAWDDLNPPKVAAEVPNGPAKGK; encoded by the exons atggCGAAGGAGTCGTCGTCGATCCCGTGCACGCCATTGCTGAAGGATGAGCTCGACATCGTGATCCCGACGATACGGAACCTAGATTTCCTGGAGATGTGGCGGCCTTTCTTCCTGCCGTACCACCTCATCATCGTGCAGGACGGGGACCCGAGCAAGACGATCAAGGTGCCGGAGGGGTTCGACTACGAGCTCTACAACCGAAACGACATCAACCGCATCCTGGGCCCCAAGTCCGCCTGCATCTCCTTCAAGGACTCCGCCTGCCGCTGCTTCGGCTACATGGTCTCCAAGAAGAAGTACATCTACACCATCGACGACGACTGCTTC GTTGCCAAAGATCCCACTGGTAAGGAGATCAATGCACTTGAACAGCACATAAAGAATCTCCTTTCCCCTGCCACTCCACACTTCTTCAACACCTTGTATGATCCCTACCGAGAAGGAGCAGACTTTGTTCGTGGGTATCCTTTCAGCCTCCGGGAAGGTGCTCGAACAGCTGTTTCTCATGGTCTTTGGCTCAATATTCCTGACTATGATGCTCCCACTCAGCTCGTCAAGCCTCGCGAGAGGAACACAAG GTATGTTGATGCGGTTCTTACCATACCAAAGGGAACATTGTTTCCTATGTGTGGAATGAACCTGGCCTTTGACCGTGAGCTGATTGGCCCTGCAATGTACTTTGGACTTATGGGTGATGGCCAGCCGATTGGGCGCTACGATGACATGTGGGCTGGATGGTGTACTAAG GTAATTTGCGATCACTTGGGATTGGGAATTAAGACAGGATTACCTTACATCTGGCACAGCAAGGCCAGCAACCCTTTTGTGAACCTGAAGAAAGAGTACAAAGGTATCTTCTGGCAAGAAGAGCTGATCCCGTTCTTCCAGTCTGCAGTCCTTTCCAAGGAGTGCACCACCGTGCAGAAATGCTACATTGAACTGTCCAAGCAGGTGAGGGAAAAGCTCGGCAAGATCGACCCTTACTTCACCAAGCTTGCAGACGCCATGGTCACATGGATTGAGGCATGGGATGATCTCAACCCACCCAAAGTAGCTGCTGAAGTGCCCAATGGCCCGGCCAAGGGGAAGTAG